From one Thermatribacter velox genomic stretch:
- a CDS encoding ABC transporter permease — MKKFWDFVIENRSLFLAFVFLGVFLVLSVLVPGFFTLYNLTNMTQYGVELGLLAFAETMVIISGGGGIDLSVGSMMSLVAIVIGVLIGRVGIPPLLAIPVGLMCGASMGLVNGMLVSRIKILPLIVTLAGLYVYRSLALIVAVDPQFGPNPMPVSNFPESFYFVGQYRIGGIPFQVLCIYLPVLILLHFILTRTGYGRKLYGVGSNEKAALFSGINVKNIRLSVYIMSGILSGLASWIITSRIASARPDIGTGFELQAITIAVLGGVSIQGGEGTVLGVVLATFIITMLNNGLQLAGIHQIWQLGALGVVLIGSTLLNQFLIKRRKL; from the coding sequence ATGAAAAAGTTTTGGGATTTTGTGATCGAAAACCGGAGTTTGTTTTTGGCTTTCGTTTTTCTTGGCGTTTTCTTGGTACTTTCGGTTCTGGTGCCTGGTTTCTTTACCCTTTATAACCTTACTAACATGACTCAATACGGCGTAGAGCTTGGCCTGCTTGCCTTTGCCGAAACTATGGTCATCATATCTGGAGGAGGAGGAATAGATCTTTCGGTGGGCTCAATGATGAGCCTGGTCGCCATAGTCATAGGAGTGCTTATTGGAAGAGTGGGAATTCCGCCCCTTCTGGCCATACCAGTGGGTCTTATGTGTGGAGCAAGCATGGGTCTTGTAAACGGAATGCTGGTAAGCCGAATAAAAATACTTCCTCTGATCGTTACCCTGGCTGGTCTTTACGTATACCGCTCGCTGGCGCTCATTGTGGCAGTGGATCCTCAGTTCGGTCCTAATCCCATGCCGGTCTCCAACTTTCCAGAATCTTTCTACTTTGTCGGACAATATCGTATAGGCGGCATACCTTTTCAAGTGCTTTGTATATATCTTCCAGTACTCATTCTGCTTCACTTTATACTTACCCGAACAGGTTATGGAAGAAAACTTTACGGAGTTGGAAGCAACGAGAAAGCTGCATTATTTTCGGGTATCAACGTAAAAAATATTCGTCTGTCAGTGTACATCATGTCTGGTATACTGAGTGGATTGGCTTCCTGGATTATTACTTCTCGTATCGCCAGTGCTCGTCCAGATATAGGAACCGGTTTTGAATTACAAGCCATAACCATCGCTGTTTTAGGTGGGGTAAGCATACAGGGAGGAGAAGGAACTGTTTTGGGAGTAGTTCTGGCTACTTTTATCATCACCATGCTCAACAATGGATTGCAATTGGCTGGTATCCACCAAATATGGCAACTCGGAGCACTGGGCGTGGTGTTGATCGGCAGTACTCTACTTAACCAATTTCTAATCAAGAGAAGAAAACTCTAA
- a CDS encoding ABC transporter permease: MIHWETIVKRREFSVLILIGALVVVFSIFTERFLSINNISNLLLQTAGIVTASIGMTMVIITAGIDVSVGSTMGMACAVSGLALTAGLPALLVFIVAIAVGLIIGLFNGALIAYGEIPPIIVTLGTMNLVRALMYQVLGGRWISGIPPTIRFIGLGKMLGIPISTWIAGFLIIAFTYFLNMRPLGRYIYAVGNNQEAARISGINLKTTLVFVYALTGALVGFAGLIYVARTGIVQTNTGMGFELDVIAAVVLGGTSILGGRGTVVGSLLGALLVGIIKNGMILLNVPALSEGLVIGVLIIVSVLLDLLRSKR, from the coding sequence ATGATTCACTGGGAAACCATTGTTAAAAGAAGAGAGTTCAGCGTATTGATACTTATCGGTGCTTTGGTCGTAGTTTTTTCCATTTTTACGGAACGTTTTTTAAGTATTAACAACATTTCTAACCTGCTTTTGCAAACAGCGGGGATTGTTACTGCCTCCATAGGCATGACTATGGTAATTATAACTGCAGGAATCGATGTTTCGGTAGGCTCTACCATGGGTATGGCCTGTGCAGTATCAGGCCTTGCTTTGACTGCAGGTTTACCTGCTTTACTGGTTTTTATTGTTGCCATCGCAGTAGGTTTAATTATCGGTCTTTTCAACGGAGCCTTAATAGCGTACGGCGAGATCCCGCCCATCATAGTTACTCTGGGCACTATGAATCTGGTAAGAGCATTAATGTATCAGGTTCTTGGTGGAAGATGGATTTCCGGAATTCCTCCCACCATACGTTTTATAGGTCTTGGTAAAATGCTGGGAATACCCATTTCAACCTGGATTGCTGGCTTCCTAATAATAGCCTTCACTTATTTTTTAAACATGCGACCCCTAGGTCGCTATATCTATGCAGTGGGCAATAATCAGGAAGCAGCTCGTATTAGCGGCATCAACTTAAAAACGACGCTGGTTTTTGTATATGCACTTACTGGTGCCCTGGTGGGATTTGCAGGACTTATTTACGTCGCACGTACTGGAATAGTACAAACCAATACCGGCATGGGCTTTGAGCTGGATGTCATTGCAGCAGTGGTGCTTGGAGGAACCAGCATCCTTGGTGGCCGAGGTACTGTAGTAGGAAGTCTACTGGGAGCACTTCTTGTGGGAATCATTAAAAACGGCATGATTCTCCTCAATGTACCTGCTTTAAGTGAAGGACTGGTCATTGGTGTCTTGATTATTGTTTCAGTGTTGCTCGACCTTTTGAGGAGCAAAAGATGA
- a CDS encoding sugar ABC transporter ATP-binding protein produces MSNQLLSCQKIEKTFGGVRALKGVNFSLHAGEVHALVGENGAGKSTLIKIISGALLPDAGDIFVRGQKVNISSPRMAQEMGISTVYQDPLIYPALSVVENIFLGREIRTPRGNIDWKAQEKRAQELFQSLGISATFLRKPIGELSVGLQQLVLIAKALAYESKIIIFDEPTAILTEHEAERLFDIIKQLKEQGVGIIYISHRLEEIFQIADRVTVLRDGTVVGCFPIQEVKREKIIELMAGKLLVEEIERAGRKSDQPLLVVNSLTKAGIYRNISFEVFPGEVLGFFGLVGSGRTEVAQTIFGIIQPDQGEILYQGKPFRPSSPLEAMKRGIAYLPEDRKEQGLFLILDVGYNLTISILPMISGPLGTVDFRKEREQAQRYIKELNIKTPSIRTKVFSLSGGNQQKVVLGKWLGVEPQVLILDEPTRGIDVAAKSEVHHIIAQLSKQGMGIMVISSELPEILKLSDRIIVMHEGVITGAFSREEASSEKILRAATGERMLQR; encoded by the coding sequence ATGAGCAACCAGCTTCTGAGCTGTCAGAAAATTGAAAAAACATTTGGTGGTGTTCGGGCTTTAAAGGGCGTTAATTTTTCTCTCCATGCTGGAGAAGTTCACGCTCTGGTTGGGGAGAATGGAGCTGGAAAATCCACTTTGATAAAAATAATCTCTGGAGCTTTGTTACCCGACGCTGGTGACATCTTTGTTAGGGGACAAAAAGTAAATATTTCATCTCCCCGCATGGCTCAGGAAATGGGTATTTCCACTGTTTACCAAGATCCCCTCATTTATCCGGCCCTGAGCGTTGTAGAAAACATCTTCTTGGGAAGAGAAATACGCACCCCTCGGGGCAATATTGATTGGAAAGCCCAAGAAAAAAGGGCTCAAGAACTTTTCCAATCTCTGGGTATTTCAGCCACCTTCCTACGCAAGCCTATAGGAGAGCTAAGCGTAGGACTGCAGCAACTGGTTCTGATTGCCAAAGCCCTGGCTTATGAATCCAAAATCATTATTTTCGATGAGCCAACTGCCATCCTCACTGAACACGAGGCAGAGAGATTGTTTGACATTATAAAACAGCTTAAAGAACAAGGAGTAGGTATAATTTACATAAGCCACCGCCTTGAAGAAATTTTCCAGATTGCCGATCGAGTCACGGTGCTCAGAGATGGTACAGTAGTTGGATGTTTTCCTATTCAAGAAGTAAAACGCGAGAAAATAATAGAACTTATGGCTGGGAAACTACTGGTTGAAGAAATTGAACGCGCCGGGCGTAAGAGCGATCAACCTCTCCTCGTGGTAAATTCTCTAACTAAGGCAGGTATTTATCGAAATATTTCTTTCGAAGTCTTTCCTGGTGAAGTGCTGGGCTTTTTTGGTCTGGTAGGGTCGGGAAGAACCGAGGTTGCACAAACTATTTTCGGTATCATCCAACCTGATCAGGGAGAAATTCTCTATCAGGGAAAACCCTTCCGGCCTTCTTCACCCCTGGAAGCCATGAAGCGAGGAATTGCCTATCTGCCCGAAGACCGAAAAGAACAAGGTCTATTCCTCATCCTTGATGTGGGTTATAACCTCACCATAAGCATACTGCCCATGATTTCAGGACCCTTGGGCACCGTAGATTTTCGCAAAGAAAGAGAGCAGGCCCAACGCTATATAAAGGAGCTTAACATAAAAACTCCCAGCATTAGAACCAAAGTTTTTTCTCTTTCCGGAGGTAATCAACAGAAAGTAGTACTTGGAAAGTGGCTGGGGGTTGAACCTCAAGTACTGATTCTCGACGAACCCACGCGGGGCATAGATGTTGCAGCCAAATCTGAAGTTCACCACATAATAGCCCAATTGAGCAAGCAAGGTATGGGGATAATGGTTATATCTTCCGAGCTACCGGAAATATTAAAACTTTCCGATCGAATAATCGTAATGCACGAAGGAGTTATTACCGGGGCTTTCTCCCGCGAAGAAGCCTCTTCAGAAAAAATACTCCGAGCGGCAACTGGAGAAAGAATGCTCCAAAGATAA
- a CDS encoding autoinducer 2 ABC transporter substrate-binding protein codes for MRFKSLLVFLLIATVLFAFSGLAQSKYKIAFVPKLIGIPYFNAMEEGGKKAAQDLDVEFIYTGPVTADVAKQIEVVDNLITQGVDAIAVAPNDPAAITPVLKKAKERGILVLTSDTDGAQEVRDLFVNQALQDQIGYTIMDELAKAMNYEGEFAIVSCGPTAWNLNTWILYELQRLAEYPKMKLVTIRYAEEDVQLAINVTLDLINAFPNLKGIIGQCSTSAPGAAEAVTQAGKIGEIVVTGLSVPSMMRPYVKNGAVKSFVLWDPVDLGYLTVWAAKYLLDGNTFEEGVEYEIPGISTKPWYIAKDKMLVLGPPKVFDASNVDDYDF; via the coding sequence ATGCGTTTTAAGTCTTTGCTGGTTTTTCTGCTAATTGCTACAGTTTTGTTTGCTTTTTCCGGCTTAGCTCAGTCCAAATACAAAATAGCCTTTGTGCCCAAGTTGATTGGTATTCCTTACTTCAACGCCATGGAAGAAGGCGGCAAGAAAGCAGCTCAGGATTTAGATGTTGAATTTATCTATACTGGACCGGTAACTGCCGACGTTGCCAAACAAATAGAAGTGGTTGACAACCTGATTACCCAAGGAGTCGACGCTATTGCAGTAGCCCCTAATGACCCAGCAGCTATAACCCCGGTTCTCAAAAAAGCCAAAGAAAGAGGTATCTTGGTCCTAACCAGCGATACTGATGGAGCACAGGAAGTGCGTGACCTCTTTGTGAATCAGGCACTTCAGGATCAAATCGGCTATACCATAATGGATGAGTTAGCAAAAGCTATGAACTACGAAGGAGAATTTGCCATTGTCTCCTGCGGGCCAACCGCCTGGAATTTAAACACCTGGATTCTTTACGAATTGCAGCGGCTGGCTGAATATCCTAAAATGAAATTAGTCACTATTCGTTATGCCGAAGAAGACGTGCAACTGGCCATCAACGTAACTCTTGACCTTATCAATGCTTTCCCCAATCTAAAAGGCATCATTGGTCAGTGCAGCACCTCCGCACCAGGAGCTGCAGAAGCGGTAACTCAGGCTGGCAAAATTGGTGAAATCGTCGTCACTGGCCTATCAGTTCCATCGATGATGCGTCCCTACGTCAAAAACGGAGCGGTAAAAAGCTTTGTTCTCTGGGATCCTGTGGATTTGGGATACCTTACCGTGTGGGCTGCTAAATATCTCCTCGATGGGAACACCTTCGAAGAAGGTGTAGAATACGAAATACCGGGCATTTCTACCAAGCCCTGGTACATTGCCAAAGACAAAATGTTAGTTCTTGGACCACCAAAGGTCTTCGATGCAAGCAACGTAGATGACTACGATTTCTAA
- a CDS encoding ferredoxin family protein — protein sequence MNLPEKFAYWKGIPRQEIYWYPTIDESKCAGCGMCVTTCGRNVFDYDWEKRKAIVARPLQCMVGCTSCQVWCTYNAISFPDPQYVKDLIKKRNVLATAKKELLNRL from the coding sequence ATGAATTTACCCGAAAAATTTGCCTACTGGAAAGGGATACCCCGGCAGGAAATATACTGGTATCCCACCATTGATGAAAGTAAGTGTGCCGGATGTGGCATGTGTGTGACCACTTGCGGAAGAAACGTTTTCGACTATGACTGGGAAAAGAGAAAAGCAATCGTTGCCAGACCACTCCAATGCATGGTAGGGTGCACTTCTTGCCAGGTATGGTGTACATATAACGCCATATCTTTCCCCGATCCTCAGTACGTAAAGGATTTGATCAAAAAGAGAAACGTGCTGGCAACCGCAAAGAAAGAGCTTCTCAACCGTTTATGA
- a CDS encoding thioredoxin family protein yields the protein MEIKILGMGCPKCKMLEETTRKALQELGINAEIEKVQDIEKIMEYNVMFTPGLVINGEVKVAGKVPSKEEIKKIIQEYKEQAG from the coding sequence ATGGAAATCAAAATCCTCGGCATGGGCTGTCCAAAATGTAAAATGCTGGAAGAAACCACTCGCAAGGCTCTGCAGGAACTGGGCATTAACGCAGAGATTGAAAAAGTTCAGGACATCGAAAAAATAATGGAGTACAATGTCATGTTTACGCCAGGATTAGTCATAAACGGAGAAGTCAAAGTAGCCGGCAAAGTGCCTTCCAAAGAGGAAATAAAGAAAATTATCCAGGAATACAAAGAACAGGCTGGATAA
- a CDS encoding permease produces the protein MQNNWQKLSIMVAVFLVAYFMPLNSPRFTGAVLEALYMLQEYARLHVLTCLIPALFIAGAIAYFISREAVMKYFGSKAKKWVAYSVASVSGAILAVCSCTVLPLFAGIYKRGAGLGPAIAFLYSGPAINILAIAMTARILGARLGLARAIGAVVFSVVIGLLMATIFHKEDSERLQGFSIQQKPETEKRSLAQTLFYFINLIAILVFATWGRSAQPGGILNAIYSIKWYLVVLFLGLLAIILIRWFERFEISMWIESTWSFAQQILPLLFVGVLLAGFLTGRPGTDAGIIPAKYVQLVVGGNSIRANFLASIIGAFMYFATLTEVPILQSLLGSGMGQGPALALLLSGPALSLPSMLVINSILGPKKTFTYVALVVVMSTIAGYIFGAIS, from the coding sequence CTGCAAAACAACTGGCAAAAACTTAGCATTATGGTTGCGGTTTTTCTAGTAGCATATTTCATGCCCCTTAACAGTCCCCGCTTCACGGGAGCCGTTCTTGAGGCCCTGTACATGCTTCAAGAATATGCACGCTTACATGTTTTAACCTGTCTCATCCCTGCTCTTTTCATTGCTGGCGCCATAGCCTACTTTATATCCCGTGAAGCAGTGATGAAATATTTTGGTAGTAAAGCTAAAAAATGGGTAGCTTACAGCGTAGCTTCTGTATCAGGAGCTATCCTGGCAGTCTGTTCCTGCACTGTGTTACCACTTTTTGCAGGCATTTACAAAAGAGGCGCAGGCTTAGGTCCTGCTATAGCCTTTCTGTACTCCGGTCCTGCTATCAACATCCTGGCTATCGCCATGACAGCCAGAATTTTGGGTGCGAGGCTGGGCTTGGCCCGTGCCATAGGAGCTGTGGTGTTCTCTGTGGTCATTGGCCTTTTAATGGCTACTATTTTTCACAAGGAAGACTCCGAACGGCTTCAGGGGTTCTCAATCCAGCAAAAACCAGAAACCGAAAAAAGGTCACTCGCTCAAACCCTTTTTTACTTCATCAATCTCATTGCCATACTGGTTTTTGCCACCTGGGGCAGGTCGGCACAACCAGGAGGCATTTTGAACGCAATTTACAGTATCAAATGGTACCTGGTCGTTCTTTTCCTTGGACTTTTAGCAATTATTCTTATTCGCTGGTTTGAACGGTTTGAGATCTCCATGTGGATAGAATCCACCTGGAGCTTTGCGCAACAAATTCTCCCCTTACTCTTTGTAGGTGTTCTCTTAGCCGGTTTCCTTACCGGAAGGCCAGGAACCGATGCCGGTATCATTCCAGCAAAGTATGTGCAACTGGTAGTGGGCGGAAACTCCATAAGAGCCAACTTTCTCGCTTCTATTATCGGTGCATTTATGTATTTTGCCACGCTCACTGAAGTACCCATCCTCCAGAGCCTACTTGGCTCTGGAATGGGCCAGGGACCGGCTCTGGCGCTTCTTCTTTCCGGACCAGCGCTGAGTCTGCCCAGCATGCTGGTCATAAACAGCATACTGGGCCCTAAAAAAACTTTTACTTATGTGGCTCTGGTGGTAGTCATGTCAACCATAGCAGGCTACATCTTTGGGGCAATATCTTAA
- a CDS encoding ArsR/SmtB family transcription factor, which translates to MAADVYEMYANIFRALAHPKRIKIIELLEQQGKMCVCEIVAQTQIDQPSVSKHLSILKNAGIIESEKQGLRVECWLKSPVVSELLKGVQEILKKDMESRYIASLKR; encoded by the coding sequence ATGGCCGCGGATGTCTATGAAATGTATGCTAATATCTTTCGGGCTCTGGCCCATCCCAAAAGAATCAAAATAATCGAACTCCTTGAGCAACAAGGAAAGATGTGCGTATGTGAAATAGTTGCCCAAACTCAAATTGACCAGCCTTCTGTCTCCAAACATCTGAGTATCCTCAAAAACGCTGGAATTATCGAAAGTGAAAAACAGGGGTTAAGGGTGGAGTGCTGGTTGAAAAGCCCCGTGGTTTCTGAATTGCTTAAAGGAGTTCAGGAAATCCTGAAAAAAGATATGGAAAGTCGCTATATTGCTTCTTTAAAGAGGTGA
- a CDS encoding PLAT/LH2 domain-containing protein codes for MLICFSKLLSFWIFPFLFASILAFAPSPLYAQEGSGAFSHLFQVIYQWEPLQVSEGVPRIIASTSDRPQDVLQDGNLLAFVVRERTLVLVDLATQEVLHRQEFPEKCILHGLYRGYVIYYVGKDIKTNVLSVANWKESTFPGTLVLVTEGGFLVTRERETLHIFDLQSGELLFSHLVPSSTIVALGDLVLFPTMDESHNPRGYLGFSVPTRSTLPLKQLDDERPFFFPEYAGHTWENRWTFPGGILPVLFGDAEGVRLAFLDERGRLGKYFHLSGLGLPLRLSPSSLHFFDAFNGRVLLGIEDERGNFHLLVADGGDSLTPLGTFAPRGRTTLQAFFLEDGNIGVIEETGPEETTLQVLSASGERLQEKVLWPPGVSVTHCRIIERRELLSSSSDGHLVFRYNLPQGEITAVYTFPSGYDPGEGVFVYQGKGFTFLYNQFERESGIEKPALVAFDVSGESFPLPVELVEVSPHGESLYEVFEDIPTKLRFKTLAPLEELLTVSVEAVSITRGEERLSYTWLTPGLEGGTPKAIALVASLGPARKVFPMTVVPLPNPLELTVSRYQDDGDVLVLNWTLRNHSPVDIDDLRFDLETTNLQFSQGDAWPGRIARGEVLHGTFSLTRLFYGEEMQPQWNGYTIPASVTLRVTSRRGQAEALFEAPLPVKPQYAFEVRIQKDPERGWWYLSAEEIQEYLRVFDAAGNDITQSLRFEKTDTYTVRVQGLAPGFPASSLSLHLTWETPQRFFEFQPRLGSAKERVVAPPLKGSWDIPFTFPQASAAAILRPSTFTPPRFILPLPPNTPPNPDFVLVDDETTHFRVASFDGSPSRDPDGVIVNYTWSWPGGIPLEVREFARAFSAPQILPITLTVTDDRLRESSITREVAVDMERVIGGRRVTIPPAFVRQNTTTYRVEVFTGDLENAGTDARVFLALYEPREQEGVVYGSGVMELSGREPTMERGQIDVFQVTGREVKDLDHIALLHDNSGDRPGWFVGGLKVQDTRSQKEWVFVPNRWLALDEEDHKTYAEFTPVASPYPAGIILEGDRKSYNLIEVSDTVFILPENLDRFYFTCSDGAKTIEVYRQDGSLVGTQPSSGRKRKPPYIPEPEWGVGFDTANLVRPERFLVKIQQGQDVKERVVWVFPLKWAHYRKEALQAVALYPLKGKTDVFLCAQTIRKYLAELKPDPTNAALLAIDYGVSFFSIFGASPDGYLVDTLSECTGSYLENAEDILQRFGYTPALAHGTVEALTTLYDVYRWSLKLPGVMEEAVAQAYKVVLLNELGRNDRSLHQIDLLLQKGKELVEQIIDYLEGDNPASCQLALSNLKTLAVGNNPLSPNLSDHVISYQSLGVTDLEPGVPDYPLGVLLPLAMANVKYWREEGHPIYRSDRFLNILPHDPVTDTGYALDVYEPLLETIIQAGSILVNVCLLPEP; via the coding sequence ATGCTGATCTGTTTCTCAAAATTACTTTCCTTTTGGATTTTTCCATTCCTTTTCGCGAGCATTCTTGCTTTCGCGCCTTCTCCTCTCTACGCCCAGGAAGGTAGTGGCGCTTTCTCTCACCTCTTTCAGGTTATCTACCAGTGGGAACCCCTGCAGGTATCCGAAGGTGTTCCGAGGATCATCGCTTCAACATCCGACCGGCCCCAGGATGTCCTGCAGGATGGAAATCTCCTGGCCTTTGTGGTCCGGGAGAGAACCTTAGTCCTTGTGGACCTGGCCACCCAGGAAGTGCTCCACAGGCAGGAATTTCCAGAGAAGTGTATCCTCCACGGCCTGTACCGGGGATATGTCATATACTATGTGGGGAAAGACATAAAAACAAATGTACTCTCGGTGGCAAACTGGAAGGAGAGCACCTTCCCCGGGACCCTGGTGCTCGTAACTGAAGGGGGGTTTCTCGTTACCCGTGAGAGAGAGACCCTCCACATTTTTGACCTCCAGAGTGGGGAACTTCTCTTCAGCCATCTGGTTCCGAGTAGCACCATTGTGGCCCTGGGAGACCTCGTCCTTTTCCCCACCATGGATGAATCCCACAACCCCCGCGGCTACCTTGGTTTTTCCGTCCCAACCCGCAGTACTCTCCCCCTTAAACAGCTGGACGACGAGAGGCCTTTCTTCTTTCCGGAGTATGCCGGACACACCTGGGAGAACCGGTGGACCTTCCCGGGTGGTATCCTCCCTGTGCTCTTCGGGGACGCTGAAGGTGTACGGCTTGCATTTCTCGACGAAAGGGGCAGACTCGGGAAATATTTCCACCTCTCTGGCCTTGGGCTCCCCTTGCGCCTTTCTCCCTCATCACTCCACTTCTTTGACGCCTTCAATGGCAGGGTGCTTCTCGGGATTGAAGACGAGCGGGGAAACTTTCACCTCCTGGTCGCCGATGGAGGGGATTCCCTCACCCCTCTGGGCACCTTTGCGCCCCGGGGACGAACCACGCTTCAAGCGTTTTTCCTCGAAGACGGGAACATTGGGGTCATCGAAGAGACCGGACCGGAAGAAACCACCCTCCAGGTTCTCTCTGCTTCTGGAGAGCGCCTGCAGGAAAAGGTGCTCTGGCCCCCCGGGGTCAGCGTGACGCACTGTCGGATTATCGAGAGACGGGAACTCCTTTCCTCCTCTTCCGATGGTCACCTCGTCTTCCGCTACAACCTGCCCCAGGGAGAAATCACCGCTGTCTACACCTTCCCCTCCGGGTACGACCCAGGGGAAGGTGTCTTTGTCTACCAGGGAAAAGGGTTCACCTTCCTCTACAACCAGTTTGAAAGGGAGTCGGGCATCGAGAAACCAGCGCTTGTTGCCTTTGACGTTTCCGGGGAAAGCTTTCCACTTCCGGTGGAACTCGTGGAGGTATCCCCTCACGGGGAAAGCCTCTACGAGGTCTTCGAGGATATCCCCACAAAGCTCCGTTTCAAGACCCTGGCGCCCCTGGAGGAACTTCTCACCGTGAGCGTGGAAGCGGTCAGCATCACGAGAGGCGAGGAAAGACTCTCGTACACCTGGCTCACGCCAGGACTTGAGGGGGGCACTCCGAAAGCGATTGCTCTTGTGGCCTCTCTGGGACCTGCCCGGAAAGTCTTCCCCATGACGGTGGTCCCACTGCCCAACCCTCTTGAGCTGACGGTTTCCCGGTACCAGGACGACGGGGATGTGCTCGTTCTCAACTGGACCCTCAGGAATCATTCTCCAGTGGACATCGATGATCTGCGCTTTGACCTTGAAACCACCAATCTCCAGTTTTCTCAGGGCGATGCCTGGCCAGGACGAATCGCACGAGGCGAAGTCCTTCATGGAACGTTCTCCCTGACACGGCTCTTCTATGGGGAAGAAATGCAGCCCCAGTGGAACGGGTACACCATCCCCGCATCGGTGACGCTCCGGGTGACCTCTCGCCGCGGGCAGGCCGAGGCATTATTTGAAGCGCCACTTCCAGTAAAGCCTCAGTATGCTTTTGAGGTCCGGATTCAGAAGGATCCGGAACGAGGATGGTGGTACCTTTCCGCCGAGGAAATCCAGGAGTACCTTAGGGTTTTCGATGCTGCGGGGAATGATATCACCCAGAGCCTCCGTTTCGAGAAAACGGACACCTATACGGTCCGGGTCCAGGGTCTTGCGCCTGGTTTTCCTGCCTCATCACTTTCGCTCCACCTTACTTGGGAGACACCGCAGCGCTTCTTTGAGTTTCAGCCCCGACTTGGAAGCGCCAAAGAGCGAGTAGTCGCTCCTCCTCTCAAAGGGAGCTGGGACATCCCCTTCACCTTTCCGCAGGCAAGCGCGGCGGCGATTCTCCGTCCTTCCACCTTCACACCGCCTCGCTTCATTTTGCCGCTTCCACCCAACACCCCGCCAAACCCTGATTTTGTCCTCGTCGACGATGAGACAACCCACTTTCGCGTCGCATCCTTTGACGGAAGTCCTTCTCGGGACCCTGACGGGGTGATCGTGAACTACACGTGGTCGTGGCCCGGTGGAATACCCTTGGAGGTAAGGGAATTTGCGCGGGCATTTTCTGCCCCCCAGATTCTCCCCATAACGCTCACGGTGACCGACGACCGGCTCCGGGAATCCAGCATCACCCGTGAAGTGGCTGTCGACATGGAGCGAGTTATTGGTGGACGCCGGGTCACCATTCCCCCGGCATTTGTGCGGCAGAACACCACCACCTACAGGGTGGAGGTGTTCACCGGGGACCTGGAGAATGCTGGCACTGACGCTCGGGTGTTCCTGGCACTCTACGAACCTCGTGAGCAAGAAGGGGTGGTCTACGGTTCAGGGGTCATGGAACTCTCCGGCAGAGAACCCACCATGGAGCGGGGTCAAATCGATGTCTTCCAGGTCACGGGAAGGGAAGTGAAGGATCTCGACCACATCGCGCTCCTCCACGATAACTCTGGTGACCGACCTGGCTGGTTTGTTGGGGGCCTGAAAGTCCAGGACACCCGATCCCAGAAGGAATGGGTGTTTGTCCCCAACCGGTGGCTGGCTCTCGATGAAGAAGACCACAAAACCTATGCTGAGTTTACCCCTGTTGCCAGTCCCTACCCGGCGGGAATCATCCTTGAAGGAGACCGCAAGAGCTACAACCTCATTGAGGTGAGCGATACGGTGTTCATCCTCCCCGAGAATCTTGACCGGTTCTACTTCACCTGCAGTGACGGCGCGAAGACGATAGAGGTCTACCGACAGGATGGCAGTCTCGTCGGTACTCAGCCTTCTTCCGGAAGGAAGCGGAAACCACCCTACATCCCCGAACCCGAGTGGGGAGTGGGTTTCGATACGGCAAATCTTGTCCGTCCAGAGCGTTTTCTGGTGAAAATCCAGCAGGGCCAGGACGTGAAGGAAAGGGTGGTCTGGGTGTTCCCGCTAAAATGGGCGCATTACCGGAAGGAGGCACTCCAGGCAGTGGCCCTCTATCCCCTCAAAGGGAAGACCGATGTGTTTCTGTGCGCCCAAACCATCCGGAAGTACCTGGCGGAACTCAAGCCTGACCCTACCAACGCCGCTTTGCTGGCCATTGACTACGGGGTGAGCTTCTTCTCCATCTTCGGCGCCTCGCCCGATGGCTACCTTGTGGACACGCTTTCAGAATGCACCGGATCCTACCTGGAGAACGCAGAAGACATCCTGCAACGCTTTGGCTATACGCCAGCCCTGGCACACGGCACCGTAGAGGCGCTCACGACCCTCTACGACGTCTACCGGTGGTCACTGAAACTTCCAGGTGTCATGGAAGAGGCTGTAGCCCAGGCGTACAAAGTCGTCCTCCTCAACGAACTGGGGAGGAATGACCGAAGCCTCCACCAGATCGATCTCCTGCTACAAAAGGGAAAGGAACTTGTGGAGCAAATCATCGATTATCTGGAGGGAGATAACCCTGCATCGTGCCAGCTTGCGCTCTCAAACCTCAAAACGCTTGCCGTGGGGAACAATCCCCTGAGCCCCAACCTCTCCGACCACGTCATCAGTTACCAGAGCCTGGGGGTTACCGACCTCGAACCTGGAGTGCCCGATTACCCCCTGGGGGTTTTACTTCCTCTCGCCATGGCCAATGTCAAATACTGGCGAGAAGAAGGCCACCCCATCTATCGCAGCGACCGATTCCTTAATATCCTCCCCCATGACCCGGTTACCGACACCGGATACGCCCTCGATGTCTACGAGCCCCTCCTTGAGACCATCATCCAGGCAGGGAGCATTCTCGTCAACGTCTGTCTCCTCCCTGAGCCGTAG